In the genome of Populus trichocarpa isolate Nisqually-1 chromosome 6, P.trichocarpa_v4.1, whole genome shotgun sequence, one region contains:
- the LOC18099891 gene encoding uncharacterized protein LOC18099891: MDWFSWLSKSSLEPSLIYEYGLAFARNELQAEDLTYLNHEFLQSMGISVAKHRLEILKLARKDVGGGPHSLSKFIMAINKTKKSIQKCINKLVFHRDSAAFKAELEPELARYQGQWKRGALTRKYRSEKELIKVEQPPILKIRRQAKSGPLDTRMQENLMHANRCLKLSGPLDGKVQERLVFAYRSPKLYGTSDGRVPQSLMMTNRSPQVRSPLDARSTSPKIHCDYSKERRGLNGDFDDQSLWSALFQDMKPT, translated from the coding sequence ATGGACTGGTTCTCTTGGCTGTCAAAAAGCAGCCTCGAGCCCTCACTAATCTATGAGTATGGTCTTGCCTTTGCTCGTAATGAGCTCCAAGCAGAGGACTTGACGTACTTGAACCATGAGTTTCTTCAAAGTATGGGTATTTCAGTAGCCAAGCATAGGCTAGAAATACTCAAGCTTGCCAGGAAGGATGTTGGGGGAGGTCCACATAGCCTCTCTAAGTTCATTATGGCAATCAACAAGACCAAGAAGAGCATCCAGAAGTGTATCAATAAGTTGGTTTTTCATCGGGATTCTGCAGCATTTAAGGCTGAACTAGAGCCAGAGCTAGCTAGATATCAAGGACAGTGGAAAAGAGGAGCATTGACAAGGAAGTACAGGAGTGAGAAGGAGTTGATCAAAGTAGAGCAGCCTCCAATACTCAAAATCAGGAGACAAGCAAAATCTGGTCCTTTGGATACTAGGATGCAAGAGAATTTGATGCATGCCAATAGATGCTTGAAGTTGTCTGGGCCTCTGGATGGGAAAGTGCAGGAGAGATTGGTGTTTGCTTACAGGAGCCCAAAATTATATGGGACTTCAGATGGAAGGGTGCCACAAAGTTTGATGATGACTAATAGGAGCCCACAAGTACGTAGCCCCTTGGATGCAAGATCTACAAGCCCAAAAATTCATTGTGATTACAGCAAGGAAAGAAGAGGACTCAACGGTGATTTTGACGATCAGTCACTTTGGTCTGCACTTTTTCAAGACATGAAACCCACTTAA
- the LOC18099890 gene encoding receptor-like protein 9b isoform X2, with translation MELNRLCLAVIMIINVVVLIQGWRCHGCLEEERVALLQIKDAFSYPNGSFPHSWGRDANCCEWKQVQCNSTTLRVVKIDLSFSRGWELGDWLLNASLFLPFPELNALNLYGNRIAGCLENEGFERLSVLGNLERLELGQNKFNSSIFSSLGGLSSLKCLSLHNNEIEGTISVEGGEDEVLKMSNLEYLDLGGNRFDNSILSSFKGLSSLKNLGLEKNHLKGTFNMKELEALSNLRKLYLSGNEIDEFVFSERIRGFGNLSRVRLFNITANGRRISLPLLQSLAKLPNLKTLDLGNNNFEGTILAQALPSLKNLHKLDLSSSTLDNSSLQTIGRITTLTSLKMNGCRLSGSIPIAEGLCELKHLQSLDISNNSLTGVLPNCLANLTSLKQIDLSSNHFGGDISSSPLITLTSIQELRLSDNNFQIPISLRSFSNHSELKFFFGYNNEICAELEEHNLIPKFQLERLHLSGQAYGGALPFPKFLFYQHNLREIYFSNMKMRGGVPNWLLENNPNLHELFLVNNSLSGPFQLPIHPHVSLSQLDISDNHLDSHIPTEIGAYFPSLTFLSMSKNHFNGIIPSSFGSMSSLLVLDLSENNISGKLPSCFSSLPLVHVYLSQNKLQGSLEDAFHKSFELITLDLSHNQLTGNISEWIGEFSHMSYLLLGYNNLEGRIPNQLCKLDKLSFIDLSHNKFSGHILPCLRFRSSIWYSNLRIYPDRYLIREPLEITTKSVSYSYPISILNIMSGMDLSCNNLTGEIPPEIGNLNHIHVLNLSNNFLIGPIPQTFTNLSEVESLDLSNNSLTGAIPPGLVQLHSLAFFSVAHNNLSGRTPPNMIPQFSTFNESSYEGNPLLCGPPLSRHCTTQEEEASSLPKRTSTDDIEESGFMDTDVFYVSFVVTYIMMLLVTAAILYINPNWRRAWFYFIKQSINNCYYFFVDNLHMPSWLEVRNLLCRYF, from the exons ATGGAGTTGAACAGGTTGTGTTTAGCAGTGATAATGATTATAAATGTGGTGGTTTTAATACAAGGGTGGCGGTGCCATGGTTGTTTGGAGGAAGAGAGAGTTGCTCTCTTGCAAATCAAAGATGCCTTTAGTTACCCAAATGGCAGTTTCCCGCACTCCTGGGGAAGAGATGCTAACTGCTGCGAATGGAAACAAGTCCAATGCAACTCCACCACACTTCGAGTTGTCAAAATAGACCTTTCTTTCTCAAGGGGTTGGGAGCTGGGAGACTGGCTCCTGAATGCGTCTTTGTTTCTTCCATTCCCAGAACTGAACGCTCTTAACTTGTATGGAAATCGTATTGCTGGATGTCTTGAGAATGAAG GTTTTGAAAGACTATCAGTCCTTGGCAATTTGGAGAGACTCGAGTTGGgccaaaacaaattcaacagCAGCATCTTTTCATCCTTAGGTGGTCTTTCATCTTTGAAATGTTTATCTCTACACAATAATGAAATCGAAGGAACAATAAGCGTGGAAG GTGGTGAGGATGAAGTGCTGAAAATGAGCAATTTGGAGTATCTAGACTTGGGAGGTAATCGCTTTGATAACAGTATCTTATCATCCTTCAAGGGTCTTTCATCTCTCAAGAATCTCGGTCTGGAAAAGAACCATCTGAAAGGAACATTCAATATGAAAG AATTGGAAGCTTTGAGCAACTTGAGGAAGCTGTATCTCAGCGGAAATGAGATTGACGAGTTTGTGTTCTCAGAAC GTATTAGAGGTTTCGGAAATCTAAGCAGAGTTCGTTTATTTAATATCACCGCAAATGGAAGAAGAATTTCACTTCCATTACTGCAATCATTGGCAAAACTCCCAAACCTCAAGACACTTGATCTGGGGAACAATAATTTCGAAGGAACAATATTAGCTCAAG CCTTGCCTTCTCTCAAGAATTTGCACAAGTTGGATTTGAGTTCCTCTACTCTCGATAATAGCTCTCTGCAAACAATAGGAAGGATTACCACTCTGACGAGTTTAAAGATGAATGGTTGTAGACTCAGTGGCAGCATACCTATAGCCGAGG GTCTATGCGAGTTAAAGCATCTTCAAAGTCTTGATATCAGCAATAATAGTCTCACCGGTGTCTTGCCTAATTGTTTGGCAAATTTGACATCCCTGAAACAAATAGATCTCTCTTCCAATCACTTTGGGGGAGATATTTCCTCGTCTCCTCTTATAACTCTGACATCCATCCAAGAATTAAGACTTTCGGACAATAACTTTCAAATCCCCATCTCATTGAGGTCATTTTCCAACCATTCTGAACTCAAATTCTTCTTCGGTTATAATAATGAAATATGTGCAGAGCTAGAGGAGCACAATTTGATCCCAAAGTTCCAACTAGAGAGACTTCATTTATCTGGTCAAGCATATGGTGGAGCATTGCCCTTTCCCAAATTCCTCTTCTATCAACACAACTTGAGggagatttatttttctaacatgaAAATGAGGGGAGGGGTTCCAAATTGGTTGCTAGAGAACAACCCAAACCTACATGAACTTTTCCTGGTCAACAATTCTCTTTCAGGACCTTTCCAGTTGCCAATTCATCCCCATGTGAGTTTGTCACAATTAGATATTTCTGACAATCACTTGGACAGCCACATCCCAACTGAAATTGGAGCATATTTCCCAAGTTTGACATTTTTATCCATGTCTAAAAACCACTTCAACGGTATCATTCCCTCTTCGTTTGGCTCTATGTCTTCTCTTCTAGTTTTGGATCTCTCAGAAAACAACATCTCTGGAAAGCTGCCATCTTGTTTTAGCTCTTTGCCACTAGTTCATGTTTATTTGTCACAAAATAAATTACAGGGATCTTTGGAGGATGCATTTCATAAGTCCTTTGAGCTAATTACATTGGATCTTAGCCATAATCAATTGACTGGCAACATTTCGGAATGGATTGGTGAGTTTTCCCACATGAGCTATCTTCTCTTAGGTTATAATAACCTTGAAGGCAGAATACCCAACCAGTTGTGCAAGTTGGACAAATTGAGTTTCATTGATCTTTCTCATAATAAGTTTTCTGGTCATATCCTCCCTTGTCTAAGATTTAGAAGCAGTATTTGGTACAGCAATCTTAGAATATATCCTGATAGGTATTTGATTCGAGAGCCTTTAGAGATTACAACAAAGAGTGTATCCTATTCTTACCCGATAAGCATTTTGAACATCATGTCTGGAATGGATCTCTCTTGCAACAATTTGACAGGTGAGATTCCTCCGGAAATTGGAAACCTTAATCATATCCATGTACTGAAcctgtcaaataattttttgataggTCCTATCCCACAAACTTTTACAAACTTGAGTGAAGTTGAGAGCTTGGATCTTTCCAATAACAGCTTGACTGGGGCTATCCCTCCTGGACTTGTACAATTGCATTCTCTGGCATTTTTTAGTGTAGCCCACAATAACCTATCTGGTAGAACACCACCTAATATGATTCCACAATTTTCAACATTCAACGAGAGTAGCTATGAGGGAAATCCTCTCCTTTGTGGACCACCACTCTCAAGACATTGCACCAcccaagaagaagaagcttcGTCATTACCAAAAAGGACTTCAACGGATGATATAGAAGAAAGTGGCTTCATGGATACAGATGTTTTCTATGTGAGCTTTGTTGTGACATACATCATGATGCTGTTGGTAACAGCTGCAATTTTGTACATAAACCCCAACTGGAGACGAGCAtggttttatttcattaaacaaaGCATCAATAATTGCTACTACTTTTTTGTGGACAATCTTCATATGCCATCCTGGTTAGAGGTCCGAAACCTTTTGTGTAGATATTTTTAG
- the LOC18099890 gene encoding receptor-like protein 9b isoform X1, translating into MELNRLCLAVIMIINVVVLIQGWRCHGCLEEERVALLQIKDAFSYPNGSFPHSWGRDANCCEWKQVQCNSTTLRVVKIDLSFSRGWELGDWLLNASLFLPFPELNALNLYGNRIAGCLENEGFERLSVLGNLERLELGQNKFNSSIFSSLGGLSSLKCLSLHNNEIEGTISVEGLNNLTNLRNLHIASNHIEGFKSLHGGEDEVLKMSNLEYLDLGGNRFDNSILSSFKGLSSLKNLGLEKNHLKGTFNMKELEALSNLRKLYLSGNEIDEFVFSERIRGFGNLSRVRLFNITANGRRISLPLLQSLAKLPNLKTLDLGNNNFEGTILAQALPSLKNLHKLDLSSSTLDNSSLQTIGRITTLTSLKMNGCRLSGSIPIAEGLCELKHLQSLDISNNSLTGVLPNCLANLTSLKQIDLSSNHFGGDISSSPLITLTSIQELRLSDNNFQIPISLRSFSNHSELKFFFGYNNEICAELEEHNLIPKFQLERLHLSGQAYGGALPFPKFLFYQHNLREIYFSNMKMRGGVPNWLLENNPNLHELFLVNNSLSGPFQLPIHPHVSLSQLDISDNHLDSHIPTEIGAYFPSLTFLSMSKNHFNGIIPSSFGSMSSLLVLDLSENNISGKLPSCFSSLPLVHVYLSQNKLQGSLEDAFHKSFELITLDLSHNQLTGNISEWIGEFSHMSYLLLGYNNLEGRIPNQLCKLDKLSFIDLSHNKFSGHILPCLRFRSSIWYSNLRIYPDRYLIREPLEITTKSVSYSYPISILNIMSGMDLSCNNLTGEIPPEIGNLNHIHVLNLSNNFLIGPIPQTFTNLSEVESLDLSNNSLTGAIPPGLVQLHSLAFFSVAHNNLSGRTPPNMIPQFSTFNESSYEGNPLLCGPPLSRHCTTQEEEASSLPKRTSTDDIEESGFMDTDVFYVSFVVTYIMMLLVTAAILYINPNWRRAWFYFIKQSINNCYYFFVDNLHMPSWLEVRNLLCRYF; encoded by the exons ATGGAGTTGAACAGGTTGTGTTTAGCAGTGATAATGATTATAAATGTGGTGGTTTTAATACAAGGGTGGCGGTGCCATGGTTGTTTGGAGGAAGAGAGAGTTGCTCTCTTGCAAATCAAAGATGCCTTTAGTTACCCAAATGGCAGTTTCCCGCACTCCTGGGGAAGAGATGCTAACTGCTGCGAATGGAAACAAGTCCAATGCAACTCCACCACACTTCGAGTTGTCAAAATAGACCTTTCTTTCTCAAGGGGTTGGGAGCTGGGAGACTGGCTCCTGAATGCGTCTTTGTTTCTTCCATTCCCAGAACTGAACGCTCTTAACTTGTATGGAAATCGTATTGCTGGATGTCTTGAGAATGAAG GTTTTGAAAGACTATCAGTCCTTGGCAATTTGGAGAGACTCGAGTTGGgccaaaacaaattcaacagCAGCATCTTTTCATCCTTAGGTGGTCTTTCATCTTTGAAATGTTTATCTCTACACAATAATGAAATCGAAGGAACAATAAGCGTGGAAG GATTGAATAATCTGACAAACTTAAGGAATCTGCATATTGCGAGCAATCACATTGAAGGGTTTAAATCCCTTCATG GTGGTGAGGATGAAGTGCTGAAAATGAGCAATTTGGAGTATCTAGACTTGGGAGGTAATCGCTTTGATAACAGTATCTTATCATCCTTCAAGGGTCTTTCATCTCTCAAGAATCTCGGTCTGGAAAAGAACCATCTGAAAGGAACATTCAATATGAAAG AATTGGAAGCTTTGAGCAACTTGAGGAAGCTGTATCTCAGCGGAAATGAGATTGACGAGTTTGTGTTCTCAGAAC GTATTAGAGGTTTCGGAAATCTAAGCAGAGTTCGTTTATTTAATATCACCGCAAATGGAAGAAGAATTTCACTTCCATTACTGCAATCATTGGCAAAACTCCCAAACCTCAAGACACTTGATCTGGGGAACAATAATTTCGAAGGAACAATATTAGCTCAAG CCTTGCCTTCTCTCAAGAATTTGCACAAGTTGGATTTGAGTTCCTCTACTCTCGATAATAGCTCTCTGCAAACAATAGGAAGGATTACCACTCTGACGAGTTTAAAGATGAATGGTTGTAGACTCAGTGGCAGCATACCTATAGCCGAGG GTCTATGCGAGTTAAAGCATCTTCAAAGTCTTGATATCAGCAATAATAGTCTCACCGGTGTCTTGCCTAATTGTTTGGCAAATTTGACATCCCTGAAACAAATAGATCTCTCTTCCAATCACTTTGGGGGAGATATTTCCTCGTCTCCTCTTATAACTCTGACATCCATCCAAGAATTAAGACTTTCGGACAATAACTTTCAAATCCCCATCTCATTGAGGTCATTTTCCAACCATTCTGAACTCAAATTCTTCTTCGGTTATAATAATGAAATATGTGCAGAGCTAGAGGAGCACAATTTGATCCCAAAGTTCCAACTAGAGAGACTTCATTTATCTGGTCAAGCATATGGTGGAGCATTGCCCTTTCCCAAATTCCTCTTCTATCAACACAACTTGAGggagatttatttttctaacatgaAAATGAGGGGAGGGGTTCCAAATTGGTTGCTAGAGAACAACCCAAACCTACATGAACTTTTCCTGGTCAACAATTCTCTTTCAGGACCTTTCCAGTTGCCAATTCATCCCCATGTGAGTTTGTCACAATTAGATATTTCTGACAATCACTTGGACAGCCACATCCCAACTGAAATTGGAGCATATTTCCCAAGTTTGACATTTTTATCCATGTCTAAAAACCACTTCAACGGTATCATTCCCTCTTCGTTTGGCTCTATGTCTTCTCTTCTAGTTTTGGATCTCTCAGAAAACAACATCTCTGGAAAGCTGCCATCTTGTTTTAGCTCTTTGCCACTAGTTCATGTTTATTTGTCACAAAATAAATTACAGGGATCTTTGGAGGATGCATTTCATAAGTCCTTTGAGCTAATTACATTGGATCTTAGCCATAATCAATTGACTGGCAACATTTCGGAATGGATTGGTGAGTTTTCCCACATGAGCTATCTTCTCTTAGGTTATAATAACCTTGAAGGCAGAATACCCAACCAGTTGTGCAAGTTGGACAAATTGAGTTTCATTGATCTTTCTCATAATAAGTTTTCTGGTCATATCCTCCCTTGTCTAAGATTTAGAAGCAGTATTTGGTACAGCAATCTTAGAATATATCCTGATAGGTATTTGATTCGAGAGCCTTTAGAGATTACAACAAAGAGTGTATCCTATTCTTACCCGATAAGCATTTTGAACATCATGTCTGGAATGGATCTCTCTTGCAACAATTTGACAGGTGAGATTCCTCCGGAAATTGGAAACCTTAATCATATCCATGTACTGAAcctgtcaaataattttttgataggTCCTATCCCACAAACTTTTACAAACTTGAGTGAAGTTGAGAGCTTGGATCTTTCCAATAACAGCTTGACTGGGGCTATCCCTCCTGGACTTGTACAATTGCATTCTCTGGCATTTTTTAGTGTAGCCCACAATAACCTATCTGGTAGAACACCACCTAATATGATTCCACAATTTTCAACATTCAACGAGAGTAGCTATGAGGGAAATCCTCTCCTTTGTGGACCACCACTCTCAAGACATTGCACCAcccaagaagaagaagcttcGTCATTACCAAAAAGGACTTCAACGGATGATATAGAAGAAAGTGGCTTCATGGATACAGATGTTTTCTATGTGAGCTTTGTTGTGACATACATCATGATGCTGTTGGTAACAGCTGCAATTTTGTACATAAACCCCAACTGGAGACGAGCAtggttttatttcattaaacaaaGCATCAATAATTGCTACTACTTTTTTGTGGACAATCTTCATATGCCATCCTGGTTAGAGGTCCGAAACCTTTTGTGTAGATATTTTTAG